One stretch of Amycolatopsis sp. NBC_00345 DNA includes these proteins:
- a CDS encoding MarR family winged helix-turn-helix transcriptional regulator, producing MPHEYEDLEQVMYPLARLGQSMRRAQTRAIDPTRQAILQQAAAKGRVRPSELAAELDLYPSSITRQTRSLEDDGLIAVEADPADRRSCLISLTEPGWDEVRRLTRQGLDRFAEFMAGWDAEDVRTLGRLLTRLEASADAAKRPAKRPGGRPWQQRDGQE from the coding sequence ATGCCCCACGAGTACGAGGACCTCGAACAGGTCATGTATCCCCTGGCCCGGCTCGGCCAGTCGATGCGCCGCGCGCAGACCCGGGCCATCGATCCGACCCGGCAGGCGATCCTGCAGCAGGCGGCGGCCAAGGGCCGGGTGCGGCCGTCCGAGCTGGCCGCGGAACTCGACCTGTACCCGTCGTCGATCACCCGGCAGACGCGGTCGCTGGAGGACGACGGGCTGATCGCGGTCGAGGCCGACCCGGCCGACCGGCGCTCCTGCCTGATCTCGCTCACCGAGCCCGGCTGGGACGAGGTCCGCCGGCTGACCCGGCAGGGCCTGGACCGGTTCGCCGAGTTCATGGCCGGCTGGGACGCCGAAGACGTGCGGACGCTCGGCCGCCTGCTCACCCGGCTCGAGGCCTCGGCGGACGCGGCCAAACGCCCGGCGAAGCGGCCGGGCGGACGGCCGTGGCAGCAGCGCGACGGGCAGGAGTGA
- a CDS encoding FAD-dependent oxidoreductase: protein MRVLIAGAGIGGLCLAQGLRAAGVRVSVFERGCALENRALDNRGLEARGQGYRIHIDDHGGEALRRCLPEHLYRLYLATSARPGAGRISTLGTDLSVLSTFEAGTGSPHSAVNRLTLRQILLGGLGADVHFGHQVTAVEPDADGVRVRFAGGREDRGDVLVGADGVNSVVRAAVAPDSAPIDTGLRCVYGRTPLAALPDLPARFFDGFTAVAGDTATLALAAFRARTPPADAAAALAPGLALTPVPDYLMWAVVGAAPREREPVALHRFAQGVVRRWHPELVRIVREADVPATFRTPIRTSPPVPRWPAGRVAVLGDAIHVMPPSGGAGANTALRDAALLTERLTTVDPREAIAAYADEMREYATAVVHRSYLAAGLARGRE from the coding sequence ATGCGCGTCCTGATCGCCGGCGCCGGGATCGGCGGACTGTGCCTCGCCCAGGGACTGCGTGCGGCCGGGGTGCGCGTGAGCGTGTTCGAGCGCGGCTGTGCTCTGGAAAACCGTGCCCTGGACAACCGGGGCCTCGAAGCCCGTGGCCAGGGCTACCGGATCCACATCGACGACCACGGCGGCGAGGCGTTGCGGCGCTGCCTGCCCGAGCACCTGTACCGCCTCTACCTGGCCACCTCCGCACGGCCGGGCGCGGGCCGGATCAGCACTCTGGGCACCGACCTGAGCGTGTTGTCCACCTTCGAGGCCGGGACCGGGAGCCCGCACAGCGCGGTGAACCGGCTGACCCTGCGGCAGATCCTGCTCGGCGGCCTCGGCGCGGATGTCCACTTCGGACACCAGGTGACCGCCGTCGAGCCGGACGCGGACGGCGTGCGGGTCCGCTTTGCCGGCGGCCGGGAGGATCGCGGGGACGTGCTGGTCGGCGCGGACGGGGTGAACTCCGTCGTACGGGCCGCGGTCGCGCCGGACAGCGCGCCGATCGACACCGGCTTGCGGTGTGTCTACGGCCGGACGCCGCTGGCCGCGCTGCCGGACCTGCCCGCCCGGTTCTTCGACGGGTTCACCGCGGTGGCCGGCGACACCGCGACGCTGGCGCTGGCCGCGTTCCGGGCGCGCACCCCGCCGGCGGACGCGGCCGCCGCCCTCGCGCCGGGCCTCGCGCTCACCCCGGTGCCGGACTACCTGATGTGGGCCGTCGTCGGCGCGGCGCCGCGCGAGCGGGAACCCGTTGCGCTGCACCGGTTCGCGCAGGGCGTGGTGCGCCGATGGCATCCCGAACTGGTGCGGATCGTGCGCGAGGCGGACGTGCCCGCGACGTTCCGCACGCCGATCCGGACGTCCCCGCCGGTCCCCCGCTGGCCGGCCGGGCGGGTCGCGGTGCTCGGCGACGCGATCCACGTGATGCCGCCCTCCGGCGGCGCCGGCGCGAACACCGCGCTAAGGGACGCGGCCCTGCTGACCGAGCGTCTGACCACAGTGGACCCGCGGGAAGCGATCGCCGCGTACGCCGACG